A stretch of Fusarium poae strain DAOMC 252244 chromosome 2, whole genome shotgun sequence DNA encodes these proteins:
- a CDS encoding hypothetical protein (SECRETED:SignalP(1-19)), translating into MRANSLMPSLVSGLAVCAAAAPEKGKDDFAAKCAGFKTSLKLPNTKVWFTEHVPAGGNITFPDNHPTCNPKSQVVDVEICRVAMHVTTGPTSNLTLEAWLPSNWTGRFLSTGNGGMAGCIQYGDVAYGAGFGFATVGANNGHNGTSAVAMEGNSGVVEDYVYRSVHTGTVLGKDIAKQFYGKKHKKSYYLGCSTGGRQGWKEAQSFPDDFDGIVAGAPAMRFNGLQSRSGSFWGITGPPGAPTHLSPEEWTMVHKSVLVQCDEPLDGVNDGILEDPNLCQYRPEVLVCTKGQTKNCLTAPKIETVRKVFSPLYGNNGTYVYPRIPPGADQGFGFAIGEIPFPYSTEWFQYVIWNDTNWKPEQIGPNDYEKASEVNPFNVETWEGDLSKFRARGSKIIHWHGLQDGLISSDNSMEYYDHVSRTMGLNSTELDKFYRYFRISGCGHCSGGDGAARIGNNLANLGGKDAKNNVLLALIKWVEEGVAPDTITGQRFAKGAPNGKLEYERRHCRYPYRNVWDRKGDPKNPDSWKCE; encoded by the coding sequence ATGCGCGCCAATTCGTTGATGCCGAGTCTTGTCTCGGGGCTGGCTGTTTGTGCCGCAGCTGCTCCTGAGAAGGGGAAGGACGACTTTGCTGCCAAATGCGCCGGTTTCAAGACTTCACTGAAACTTCCCAATACCAAGGTCTGGTTCACTGAACATGTACCCGCCGGTGGGAACATCACTTTTCCCGACAATCACCCAACATGTAACCCCAAGAGCCAGgttgtcgatgttgagatCTGCCGTGTGGCCATGCACGTCACGACGGGTCCCACTTCCAACCTGACCCTCGAAGCTTGGCTACCTTCAAACTGGACCGGAAGATTCTTGAGTACTGGAAATGGTGGCATGGCTGGATGCATTCAGTACGGAGATGTTGCATACGGTGCCGGGTTTGGTTTCGCTACCGTTGGCGCCAACAACGGTCACAACGGGACATCAGCGGTAGCCATGGAGGGTAACTCTGGCGTCGTGGAAGACTACGTCTATCGCTCGGTGCATACAGGTACTGTTCTTGGAAAGGATATTGCCAAACAGTTCTACGGCAAGAAGCACAAAAAGTCCTACTACCTTGGCTGCTCAACTGGTGGACGACAGGGATGGAAGGAGGCGCAAAGCTTCCCCGACGACTTTGACGGCATTGTGGCTGGTGCTCCTGCGATGCGTTTCAACGGGCTTCAGTCCCGATCCGGAAGCTTCTGGGGTATCACTGGTCCCCCCGGAGCTCCGACTCATCTCAGCCCGGAGGAGTGGACTATGGTTCACAAGAGTGTGCTTGTTCAATGCGATGAGCCTCTCGATGGTGTCAACGATGGTATCCTCGAGGACCCCAACCTCTGCCAATACCGCCCCGAAGTTCTCGTCTGTACCAAGGGCCAAACTAAAAACTGCCTGACTGCCCCCAAGATTGAGACTGTCCGAAAGGTCTTCTCCCCTTTGTACGGCAACAACGGAACCTATGTCTACCCCCGAATCCCGCCTGGTGCCGATCAAGGCTTTGGTTTCGCTATTGGAGAGATTCCTTTCCCTTACTCCACCGAATGGTTCCAGTATGTAATCTGGAACGACACCAACTGGAAGCCAGAACAGATCGGTCCCAACGACTACGAAAAGGCTTCTGAGGTGAACCCCTTCAATGTCGAGACCTGGGAGGGTGATCTGTCCAAGTTCCGCGCCCGAGGCTCCAAGATTATCCACTGGCACGGTCTCCAGGACGGTCTCATTAGCTCCGACAACTCTATGGAGTACTACGACCACGTTTCTCGCACTATGGGTCTGAACAGCACCGAACTTGACAAGTTCTACCGCTACTTCCGTATCAGTGGCTGTGGTCACTGCTCTGGCGGCGATGGCGCTGCTCGTATCGGAAACAATCTTGCCAACCTGGGCGGAAAGGACGCGAAGAACAACGTCCTCTTGGCTCTTATCAAATGGGTCGAGGAAGGCGTTGCTCCCGACACCATCACTGGACAGCGCTTTGCTAAGGGAGCTCCCAACGGCAAGCTTGAGTACGAGCGTAGACACTGTCGCTACCCGTACCGCAATGTCTGGGACCGTAAGGGAGACCCTAAGAACCCGGACAGCTGGAAGTGCGAGTGA
- a CDS encoding hypothetical protein (SECRETED:SignalP(1-18)), with protein MRLISSFVLACNAVLGASQLMGTPSYEFLYTVNATLGERWQIGDYHQGSRVVIPITGGTFKGPRMSGTVSNLGADWGLTDTKGIFFPDTRYNLRTDDGVDIYIQTQGPTQPDGRTLLRGTFQAGHPDYEWLNYILAVGVLQRPPAESKGKYVVIDMWQVSCSYW; from the coding sequence ATGAGACTCATCAGTTCATTTGTCCTCGCCTGCAATGCCGTCCTCGGAGCATCCCAATTGATGGGCACTCCCTCATACGAGTTCCTCTACACCGTCAATGCAACACTCGGCGAACGGTGGCAAATCGGCGACTACCATCAAGGAAGTCGTGTCGTTATCCCCATCACAGGCGGGACATTCAAGGGTCCTCGCATGTCAGGAACGGTGTCCAACCTCGGCGCCGACTGGGGTTTGACGGATACCAAGGGCATCTTTTTCCCCGACACCCGATACAACCTCAGAACAGACGATGGTGTCGATATTTATATCCAGACTCAGGGACCCACGCAGCCTGATGGACGTACCTTGCTGAGGGGGACATTCCAGGCCGGGCACCCGGATTATGAGTGGTTGAACTACATCCTTGCTGTCGGTGTCTTGCAGAGACCACCTGCTGAGTCCAAGGGCAAGTATGTTGTCATTGATATGTGGCAGGTTAGTTGTTCCTATTGGTAA
- a CDS encoding hypothetical protein (SECRETED:SignalP(1-22)) — MLSNTGSLVFGLMLGVAQLTNASPSDSVVAFTSPIYPTATDSIPPPPPASTATDVPAPPVSSTTGTEVAPPVSTDDCLAKCQKARDDCGVAPDANQATCAAEFASCVGYYPYDDQGNFVPPTACSSATTLASTMKPTETAKSTEAEKPTKPIEPSGSETEKPEPTETNVIVNGAGHVSGGQALGLLGAVGVAALAFL, encoded by the coding sequence ATGTTGTCCAACACTGGATCTCTCGTTTTCGGCTTGATGCTAGGCGTTGCTCAGCTCACCAACGCCTCTCCCTCCGACTCTGTGGTCGCTTTCACTTCTCCTATCTACCCAACTGCCACTGACTCTATCCCCCCACCTCCTCCTGCCTCTACGGCAACCGATGTGCCCGCTCCCCCAGTGTCGTCTACCACTGGCACTGAGGTTGCTCCTCCCGTCTCTACCGATGACTGTCTCGCCAAGTGCCAGAAGGCTCGTGATGACTGCGGTGTCGCACCCGATGCCAACCAGGCTACCTGCGCTGCAGAGTTTGCTAGCTGTGTCGGCTACTACCCCTACGACGACCAAGGCAACTTCGTCCCCCCTACAGCTTGCTCTTCTGCTACCACTCTCGCTTCTACCATGAAGCCTACCGAAACCGCCAAGTCTACCGAAGCCGAGAAGCCCACCAAGCCCATCGAGCCTAGTGGTAGCGAGACCGAAAAGCCGGAGCCTACTGAGACCAATGTCATTGTCAACGGAGCCGGTCACGTCTCTGGTGGACAGGCCCTTGGTCTCCTTGGTGCTGTCGGTGTTGCTGCTCTCGCTTTCCTCTAA
- a CDS encoding hypothetical protein (TransMembrane:2 (i177-197o217-235i)) has product MDSFSRLPSEIRRYILVDVESYSAIMKLIRASPTMLWQYTTDRYSIARDILRPILALDDAGTILQDALIVVHSRNHDVRLDTDYDLSRLLARDRPDPVAQKDKDMTVKLYRTISFAICWIEDYISKATDPFPSQAYMALPEMATGWTGMRYQDEIADIKPVFFSQFMSSERCRFLRAFLRMEVLLRSYVLVPFSLRFRWMHITPFWFLIHGPNDKDWNAVLCCATYFCILSKFLFDGSIWVEPRRSPRIAYKQNFASPSLPDRPSLESITDTSLERRTSLRFPESVCVYTGPYSPYLYCRILSFSDLSFMLLSATRTGKKPDYKTFTNAQKVRLHNLRFSVTLLEELSAERRLNNTVTRSYGSLGICIDRMNGSPESPLTSCYIEADYLHENIRLQRAFGMFEDERLYPGGKCTIPSLEDLERLADDTWRSCGVSKDEPSVIKGHVYTRHYR; this is encoded by the coding sequence ATGGATTCCTTCTCACGGTTACCGTCGGAAATCCGAAGGTACATCCTCGTTGATGTCGAGTCATATTCCGCTATCATGAAGCTCATCCGCGCGTCCCCCACGATGCTATGGCAGTATACAACAGACCGCTACAGTATCGCCCGAGATATCCTCCGGCCAATATTAGCTTTGGATGACGCCGGTACTATCCTCCAGGATGCTCTCATTGTCGTACACAGTCGCAATCATGATGTTCGCCTCGACACCGACTATGACCTTTCGCGCTTACTGGCACGAGATCGCCCCGATCCCGTAGCACAAAAGGACAAAGACATGACGGTGAAGCTCTACCGGACAATATCCTTCGCTATTTGTTGGATAGAAGACTATATCAGTAAAGCCACAGATCCATTTCCTTCCCAAGCCTACATGGCCCTTCCGGAGATGGCGACTGGCTGGACTGGAATGCGGTATCAAGATGAGATAGCCGATATCAAACCAGTATTCTTCAGTCAATTCATGTCATCGGAGAGGTGCCGCTTTCTAAGAGCATTTCTTAGAATGGAGGTTCTTCTTAGATCCTATGTTCTCGTCCCCTTTTCCTTAAGATTCCGCTGGATGCACATAACACCTTTTTGGTTTCTCATACATGGTCCCAATGACAAGGATTGGAACGCTGTATTGTGTTGTGCGACATACTTTTGTATTCTCAGCAAATTTCTTTTTGATGGATCGATATGGGTTGAACCAAGGAGAAGTCCTCGAATAGCCTATAAGCAGAATTTCGCCAGCCCTAGTCTCCCAGATCGACCCTCATTAGAGTCTATCACAGACACCAGTCTCGAACGAAGAACGTCACTCAGGTTTCCGGAATCTGTCTGTGTTTATACGGGGCCTTACAGCCCCTACTTGTACTGTCGCATCCTTAGCTTCAGCGACCTTAGCTTCATGCTGTTATCGGCTACTCGAACTGGGAAGAAACCAGATTACAAAACATTCACTAATGCCCAGAAGGTCAGACTTCACAATCTACGTTTCAGCGTTACCCTCCTTGAGGAATTGAGCGCGGAACGTCGATTGAATAATACGGTGACCAGATCCTATGGATCTTTGGGGATATGCATCGACAGGATGAATGGTTCACCTGAGAGTCCTTTGACGTCTTGCTATATTGAAGCTGATTATCTCCATGAAAATATCCGATTACAAAGAGCATTCGGCATGTTCGAAGACGAAAGGCTTTATCCGGGCGGCAAATGCACCATTCCCAGCTTGGAGGACCTTGAGAGACTAGCAGATGATACTTGGCGATCATGTGGCGTTAGCAAAGATGAACCCAGCGTCATCAAGGGTCATGTATATACGAGACATTATCGCTGA
- a CDS encoding hypothetical protein (SECRETED:SignalP(1-18)) produces MKITSFLTSIFAAHYASAELVYLVNSVKGNEISSGMAYYADGHSAANLAQPQDYTDVTHGSNVHWEGNPVKGTFGSGVSFTSNIFADAASKDLNQWVGSGNNGFKDFTCRKAYSNRGKPFLLYRVDGWEVYSIYFCGKNS; encoded by the exons ATGAAAATCACGTCGTTCCTTACCAGTATCTTCGCGGCCCATTATGCCAGCGCAGAGCTTGTGTATCTAGTCAACTCTGTCAAGGGCAACGAGATCTCCAGCGGCATGGCATATTATGCCGATGGCCACTCTGCCGCAAACCTAGCCCAGCCTCAAGACTACACCGACGTTACGCACGGGTCTAATGTTCACTGGGAAGGAAATCCAGTAAAGG GCACCTTCGGTAGCGGGGTTAGTTTCACTTCCAACATCTTTGCCGACGCTGCCAGTAAGGACCTCAACCAATGGGTTGGATCTGGAAACAATGGATTCAAGGACTTCACTTGCAGGAAGGCTTATAGCAACAGGGGCAAGCCTTTCTTGCTGTATCGTGTGGATGGCTGGGAGGTCTACAGTATCTACTTTTGTGGAAAGAATAGTTAG
- a CDS encoding hypothetical protein (SECRETED:SignalP(1-23)) translates to MVSSKLLVAAMATLSFSRAKAHGKKYDCSDTCAEELRAIEGYEEDCYHFLSMVDSGSARYLSKVPKQYKYICHGIVDFVNACYCLAPEKPSCTSEECDPTTTTTDTCQGSSDQSNLRARAPAGRRARGSSATF, encoded by the exons ATGGTCTCCTCCAAGCTTCTCGTGGCCGCCATGGCCACTTTGTCTTTCAGCCGTGCTAAAGCCCATGGCAAAAAGTACGACTGCTCTGACACGTGCGCAGAAGAGTTGAGAGCGATCGAAGGCTACGAGGAGGACTGCTACCACTTTCTCTCCATGGTAGACTCTGG GTCCGCTCGATACCTCAGCAAAGTCCCTAAGCAGTACAAGTATATCTGCCATGGCATTGTTGACTTTGTCAATGCCTGCTACTGCCTTGCCCCCGAGAAGCCTTCTTGCACCAGCGAGGAATGCGACcctaccaccaccaccacggACACT TGCCAGGGTAGCAGTGATCAGAGCAATCTCAGGGCTCGGGCGCCTGCTGGCCGACGAGCTAGAGGAAGCAGTGCCACATTTTAA